TTCCTCCCTTCCCTTTTCGCTGCTGTCAGCTCCGCTAATTGAGTCCAATAAAACTCCAGAATGTACTCTTCCATCCTCATGTCTCGCTTGCCAATTGGCCTCGTTCTCATACAATTCCCGCCTTTATTCCACTCTCCATTCTCATAATGCTGAGGGGAAAATGTCCTTAAAAAGGTAATCCCCTTGAAGCCTTCCGAATTCAGCAAGGTCCTAAAGGATGTTCTGAAGACCATTTTGTACCCATAGTACCGAGTAAGGCTTGTGACATTCTCTTtgttgcagaaataacaccctACAATCTTTCCCTTTTCGTAATACAGAAGTGGCCGCAGGAACCACTGTCCAGCTGATATGATTATGTACCTGAAATTCTGAATATGGGCTGCCCAAGATTCATCAACCTCATCTAAGTAGAGCTTCATAAGGCTAGTCAAGGAGTAACCCTTGGGGTCAGCTTCTTCTGATCTAACCAGATAAGTAGACCAGAAAGCTGCCACAGTGAAATTGTATTCTGCATAAAACCACCGTCTGAATCTTGTATCTTCTCCATATGATACATCCACAGGTTCAGCTACCTAGTAAAAGGATAAGAACAATAGACAATAGCAGTAAAACCTGAATGTAATAGCGtcagatttgaaaaaaagaaaagaaactaagcAGTTGATAGATACATACACTGGCTAAGAGGCAGACAAGTGACTGCATTTGGTTCCTTGCCAGTGAATCACCAACAAAGGCCATGGACTTTCCTCTTACAAGCTCCAAGAATTGAGTCGCATCAAACGAGGGAAGCTCGCATTC
This portion of the Coffea eugenioides isolate CCC68of chromosome 11, Ceug_1.0, whole genome shotgun sequence genome encodes:
- the LOC113754301 gene encoding protein trichome birefringence-like 19, translated to MRAYMIAVPSGKSKSPNGLILLILTSFLLVSTTLFCLYENPVIVDRSSPPASENLVGNSTRLVRQCDLFSGNWVPVSKGPCYTNATKCVIDDRQNCMKFGRPDTEFLKWRWKPNECELPSFDATQFLELVRGKSMAFVGDSLARNQMQSLVCLLASVAEPVDVSYGEDTRFRRWFYAEYNFTVAAFWSTYLVRSEEADPKGYSLTSLMKLYLDEVDESWAAHIQNFRYIIISAGQWFLRPLLYYEKGKIVGCYFCNKENVTSLTRYYGYKMVFRTSFRTLLNSEGFKGITFLRTFSPQHYENGEWNKGGNCMRTRPIGKRDMRMEEYILEFYWTQLAELTAAKREGRNRGLKFRLLDATRLMMLRPDGHPSHYGHGPRENVTIADCVHWCLPGPIDTWNEALLQMLKTQKA